The following coding sequences lie in one Treponema sp. OMZ 790 genomic window:
- a CDS encoding DUF1648 domain-containing protein yields MSNLSDKKHLIIGSLLCLATTVIFIAFGSKLPETVPVHWDSAGNVNGTIEKVYLTFGAPFAYLLINLIGFIKFQNQKGNVWKYYIIPVSAIIISFLVIFLAIL; encoded by the coding sequence ATGAGTAATTTATCCGACAAAAAGCATTTGATTATCGGAAGCTTATTATGTTTAGCTACAACGGTTATTTTTATAGCCTTTGGAAGCAAACTCCCGGAAACGGTTCCCGTACACTGGGATTCAGCAGGAAATGTAAACGGCACCATCGAAAAGGTATATCTGACATTCGGAGCACCGTTTGCATATCTTCTTATCAATCTTATCGGGTTTATAAAATTTCAAAATCAAAAGGGAAATGTATGGAAGTACTATATCATACCGGTATCTGCTATTATAATCAGCTTTCTAGTTATTTTCTTGGCAATTTTATAA
- a CDS encoding immunity 26/phosphotriesterase HocA family protein — translation MSKKFILTNEQRKYLGLNPIEAHWEVMDIKGSLYYFDGDTIKKEISASDYEGEAFYYKENELDVETGENRTIVLPKTARGKPKKFNFTATQSFQGIGVYFSFGSGHVLIGNYTTQKTYYSENLKESKASALNSWIEKWIKETSKEDLTDLENFKNEKRAHQKYKEGDIFAFKIGRRQYGFGKILIDIVKLRKNPEFKKNKNYGLNNLMGTALIVKVYHKISAGININLDELEQCPSLPAQPIMDNNIYYGEYKIIGNKKVTYQDLNDAPISTSKSINHQDKDIAYLQYGLIYKEMSLKEYALYKDEEWYHKNYRAESIGFSLNIEKLEECIKAKSNAPLYPATGGGLNNPANKKDKNSIFKAFGMDGDLDYEGNLKLSKEK, via the coding sequence ATGTCTAAAAAATTTATCTTAACCAACGAACAAAGAAAGTATCTGGGTCTAAATCCGATTGAGGCTCACTGGGAAGTAATGGATATAAAGGGCAGCCTCTATTATTTTGACGGAGATACTATCAAAAAAGAAATTTCCGCATCGGACTATGAGGGAGAAGCTTTTTATTATAAAGAAAATGAGCTTGATGTTGAAACGGGAGAAAACAGAACTATTGTTCTTCCCAAGACGGCAAGAGGAAAGCCGAAAAAATTCAACTTTACGGCAACTCAATCATTTCAAGGAATCGGAGTGTATTTTTCATTCGGAAGCGGACATGTGCTTATCGGAAACTACACCACACAAAAAACCTACTATTCGGAAAACTTAAAAGAAAGCAAGGCTTCGGCTCTCAATTCTTGGATTGAAAAATGGATAAAGGAAACATCAAAAGAAGATTTAACCGATTTGGAAAATTTTAAAAACGAAAAAAGAGCTCACCAAAAATATAAAGAAGGAGATATCTTTGCTTTTAAAATAGGAAGACGGCAATACGGTTTCGGAAAAATTTTAATCGATATTGTTAAGTTAAGAAAAAATCCGGAATTTAAAAAGAATAAAAACTACGGTCTTAACAACCTCATGGGAACCGCTTTAATTGTAAAGGTCTACCATAAAATCAGCGCCGGCATAAACATCAATCTTGACGAATTGGAACAATGCCCTTCCCTCCCCGCACAGCCCATCATGGATAACAATATCTATTACGGCGAATACAAAATTATCGGAAACAAAAAAGTTACTTACCAAGACTTAAATGACGCTCCAATATCGACAAGCAAGAGTATAAATCATCAAGACAAGGATATTGCCTATCTCCAATACGGCTTGATATATAAAGAAATGTCTTTAAAAGAATACGCTCTATACAAAGACGAAGAATGGTATCATAAAAATTACCGGGCAGAATCAATAGGCTTTTCTTTAAACATAGAAAAATTGGAAGAATGTATAAAAGCAAAATCAAACGCCCCCCTTTATCCTGCAACCGGCGGCGGCCTAAATAATCCCGCCAACAAAAAAGATAAGAATTCAATTTTCAAAGCTTTCGGTATGGACGGCGATCTGGACTATGAGGGGAATTTAAAACTATCAAAGGAAAAGTAA
- a CDS encoding ABC transporter ATP-binding protein — MLEIKNLTKIYHKNNIAVNNINLKVSQGDIYGFIGTNGSGKTSTIKSIVGIHDFTGEIYVNGISIKDNPVEFKKNIAYIPDNPDIYEYLTGRQYINFIADLYRVSINERIQKTKSFSEIFEMSSFLDNTISSYSHGMKQKIVIIAALIHSPKLLIMDEPFVGLDPEACYLLKKEMKILVESGNAIFFSTHVLEVAEKLCNKIGIINKGRLIVQGNINTVLSKTDSLEEYFMDIIKNEKCNNTF, encoded by the coding sequence ATGTTAGAAATTAAGAATTTAACAAAAATTTATCATAAAAACAACATTGCAGTAAATAATATAAACTTAAAAGTCTCTCAAGGCGATATTTACGGGTTTATAGGAACAAACGGCTCCGGGAAAACATCAACAATTAAATCCATTGTAGGAATTCATGATTTTACAGGAGAAATATATGTTAATGGAATTTCCATAAAAGATAATCCTGTAGAATTTAAAAAAAATATCGCATATATACCCGATAACCCGGATATATATGAATATCTTACAGGGCGGCAATATATCAATTTTATAGCAGATTTGTATAGAGTATCTATAAATGAGCGGATACAAAAAACAAAATCATTCAGTGAAATATTTGAAATGAGCTCATTTTTAGATAATACAATATCTTCATATTCTCACGGAATGAAACAAAAGATTGTAATTATTGCAGCCCTTATCCATTCACCAAAATTATTAATAATGGATGAACCCTTTGTAGGTTTGGATCCAGAAGCTTGTTATCTTTTAAAAAAAGAAATGAAAATATTAGTAGAAAGCGGAAATGCAATATTCTTCTCTACACATGTTTTAGAAGTTGCAGAAAAACTATGTAACAAGATAGGAATAATAAATAAGGGCAGATTAATTGTGCAAGGAAACATAAACACTGTTTTGAGCAAGACCGATTCATTGGAAGAATATTTTATGGATATTATTAAAAATGAAAAATGTAATAATACTTTTTAA
- a CDS encoding GNAT family N-acetyltransferase: MKTYINKTNHPTPDSLEFKEVTPDNWRIINSLSIKKEQKNFVASNVTILARAFAYRKENAKVFAVYYSDEPVGLIMQRDWIDGKKTICIMDQFMIDKKSQGKGLGKAALQKWLSMIESEKKYPCIQLCYVEGDIAAKRLYENFGFYEIGKEEDEIIMQRDL, translated from the coding sequence ATGAAGACATATATAAACAAAACTAATCACCCTACACCCGATAGCCTCGAATTTAAAGAGGTTACTCCCGATAATTGGAGAATAATCAATTCTCTTTCCATAAAAAAAGAACAAAAAAATTTTGTAGCCTCGAATGTTACCATCCTTGCAAGAGCCTTTGCTTACAGAAAAGAAAATGCAAAAGTTTTCGCCGTCTATTATTCGGATGAACCTGTAGGGCTTATAATGCAGAGAGATTGGATTGACGGCAAAAAAACTATCTGCATTATGGATCAATTTATGATAGATAAAAAAAGCCAAGGAAAGGGTTTAGGAAAAGCAGCTTTACAAAAATGGCTTTCGATGATAGAATCCGAAAAAAAATATCCATGTATTCAGCTTTGTTATGTTGAAGGCGATATAGCAGCAAAACGCCTCTATGAAAATTTCGGTTTTTATGAAATCGGCAAAGAAGAAGATGAGATTATAATGCAAAGGGATTTATAA